The region ACCTGGTGGTCGACCTGCAGCCCTTCGTCGAGCGCATGAAGGCGGCGGGCGCCGCCTTCGTGCCGGGTGGAGAACCCCCGGAGGCGACCCTTCCGGAGCGGCCCGCGATCGATGCCGCGATCGAGTGCATCGGCTGCGGCGCGTGTGTGTCGGCCTGCACGATGGTCCGCTGGGACCCTCGGTTTCCGGGGCCGGCCGCCCTGAACCGCGCGTTCACGCTGCTCGCCGACGGCCGCGACGCCGGGGCCACCGGGCGGTGGACGACCGTCTTCGGGGAAGACGGCGTCTTCCGGTGCCACGGGCAAGCTCAGTGCACCGCCGTCTGCCCCATGGAGCTCTCCCCGGCCGATTCGATCCTGCGCCTCCGGCGCAAGGCGACCCGATCACTGTTTTTGCGGACTTAGCCGCGCTCGGTCGCTTGACACCGGGCGGGCAGCCGGGTAGCATCGAAGCGCAGACTTCACGTCGCCTCCTGCCCCCCGGGGGGTGGGAGGCGATATCTTTGGGGGCTCGCCATGATCGACGCGATCCGCGCGCTGTACGCCGCCATGCCCGAGCGACTGGCCCGGGCCCGCCGGGAGTGGAGGCGTCCCCTGACCCTCACCGACAAGATCCTGGTGAGCCATGTCCTGGACTGGAAGACGCAGGTCTGGGACCGCGGCAAGGCCCAGCTCCGGCTCGGGGTGGATCGGGTGGCGATGCAGGACGCGACCGGCCAGATGGCCCTCCTCCAGTTCATGCAGGCCGGGAAAAAGCGGGTGGCCGTGCCCTCCACGGTCCACTGCGACCACCTGATCCGGGCCGAGACCGGGGCCTCCGACGACATGGGCCGTGCCCTGGCCGAGAACAACGAGGTCTACGCCTTCCTCCACTCGGCCTCGCGAAAGTACGGAATCGGGTTCTGGCGGCCCGGCTCGGGCATCATCCACCAGGTCGTGCTGGAGAACTACGCGTTCCCGGGCGGACTGATGATCGGGGCCGACTCCCACACGCCGAACGGCGGCGGGCTCGGCATGCTCGCCATCGGCGTCGGCGGCGTCGACTGTGGCGAGGTGATGGCCGGGCTTCCGTGGGAGGTTCTCCACCCGAAGCTGGTCGGCGTCCACCTGACCGGCAAGCTCGGGGGGTGGAGCGCGCCCAAGGACGTGATCACCTACCTGTGCGGGCTCCTCACCGTCAAGGGGGGAACCAACAAGATCATCGAGTACTTCGGCCCCGGCGCCGAATCCATCAGCGCCACCGGGAAGGGCACCATCTGCAACATGGGCGCCGAGCTCGGCGCCACCACCTCGGTCTTCCCCTTCGACGACCGGATGGCCGCGTACCTTCGGGCCACCGACCGGGCGGAGGTGGCCGCCCTGGCCGAGCAGTCCCGCGAGCACCTCACGCCGGATCCGGAGGTCCTCGACGACCCGGGGCGGTTCTACGACGAGCTGGTCGAGATCGATCTCTCGACCCTCGAGCCGCACATCGTCGGCCCGCACTCGCCGGACCGGGCCCGGTCGATCTCGAAGCTCGCCGACGACGTGCGAGCGAACGGTTGGCCCGCCCGGATCAAGGCCGCCCTGATCGGCTCGTGCACCAACTCCTCCTACGAGGACATGCGCCGCGCAGCCCACATCGCCACCCAAG is a window of Candidatus Methylomirabilota bacterium DNA encoding:
- a CDS encoding succinate dehydrogenase/fumarate reductase iron-sulfur subunit, coding for MIIRVFRWRPEAPAARFDEFPVEAGEGTTVLDALVGIRETRAPDLAFRYACRVGMCGSCAMVVDGRERWTCRTRLRPLARQGATVTIRPLYHFPLVRDLVVDLQPFVERMKAAGAAFVPGGEPPEATLPERPAIDAAIECIGCGACVSACTMVRWDPRFPGPAALNRAFTLLADGRDAGATGRWTTVFGEDGVFRCHGQAQCTAVCPMELSPADSILRLRRKATRSLFLRT